The Candidatus Methylomirabilota bacterium genomic sequence TGGTGGTGGCGCCCGTGGCCGTGGGCGAGACCTTCATCGCCGCGCACCGAGGTTTCGCCGAGATGGAGCGCCTGGGCTTCATCCCCAAGCGGCCGCTGATGGCCGCCGCGCAGGCCGCGCGCGCCAACGCCATCACGAGGGCGTGGCGGGACAAGACCGCGATCGCCCCGCTCAAGATCGGCTACACGGTCGCCGAGGGGCTCGCCGCGGGTAACCCCGGGCGCAAGGGCGACTGGGTCCTGCGGATCCTGCGAGAGACGGGCGGCGTGGCCGGCCAGGCCGAGGACGAGGAGATCTTGGAGGCGCAGACGATGCTCGCGCGCACCGAGGGGATCTGGGCGGGACCGACCGGCTCGGCGTCGCTTGCCGTGCTGATGCGCCTGCTCGCCGACAGGCGGGTCGATCCCGAGTCCACCATTTGCGTCATCGTGAGCGAGACAGGCCTCAAGACGGAGGCCCCACCGCCGTCCCGCGAGGCCACCGCCTTCGATGAGGCCTCGCTCCGGCGCCTGGTGCTGGAGAAGCTCGGGACGGGCGCGTCGATGACATAGAGCCCGCTCTCAGTCGTTGTCTGCCTGGCAGCAGGCTGTTCGCCCTGGTCACGGCGCGGAAAACCCCGTCCCACCTCGCGCCGATCCTGCTTCAGCGTCTCGGAGAGAGGTCAGGCCGGCGCGTCGCCGCAGAGGGCGCGAGCCGTCCAGCGGGGCGCCAGACAGGGGCAGGGCGGATGTCCGCGGCTGCCCGGGCCATGGCACACCCAACAGGGTCGTGCAGGGGTGTGTCTGCTGCTCGGCTCCTGCCGCAGTCAGGGACGACGGGGGCGCGGGCCATCCCGCACGCCCGGGAGCCCGAGGGGCGCGGGGATCTGCGCAGGGGTACGGTGATTGTCGTCCTCCGGCCGCGCGCAGGCTCGAGGGGGGATCAGCGCGTGCGCATCAGCTTCAGACGTCGCGCGGTGAGACGCGCCATGCGCGGGTCGCGCTCGACGCCGATCCACTCGCGGCCGAGGCCGAGCGCCACGCGCCCGACGGTTCCCGCTCCGCAGAAGGGATCCAACACCGCCCCGCGCTTCCGGCTGGCGAGGAGCAGCGCGCGCAGCACGGGCTCGGGCGTGGCGTCCCAGATGCTCGCCGGGTGCGTGCGCGGCAGCGGCAGCATCCAGCAGAGCGTGGCGGCCGTCGGGCGCACGCGGCTCCCGGCCTTCCGGAAGCGCAAGAGGTAGTTGATCCGGCTGTCCCACCGCTCGCGCGGGCGCGTCTGCACCCAGATGCCCTTGGACTGGAGCCGCCAGCCCGCGCGCCTGAGCCACG encodes the following:
- a CDS encoding site-specific DNA-methyltransferase, which translates into the protein MIAYENRDGRARLYQGDSRDLSPVPTASVGVILTSPPYWIADSGRAAADHYARNLAVGFGPEWRRVLAPGGDLWLVLGDRHDGREWVGFDALIAAWLRRAGWRLQSKGIWVQTRPRERWDSRINYLLRFRKAGSRVRPTAATLCWMLPLPRTHPASIWDATPEPVLRALLLASRKRGAVLDPFCGAGTVGRVALGLGREWIGVERDPRMARLTARRLKLMRTR